From Methylopila sp. M107, a single genomic window includes:
- a CDS encoding ABC transporter substrate-binding protein, giving the protein MKSIVALALAGICLASPAHAAEKVTLQLKWVTQAQFAGYFVAKAKGFYEKAGLDVTINPGGPDIAPAQVLAGGGADVIVDWMPSALAAREKGVPLVNIAQPFKKSGMMLTCRADSGVKTPKDFKGKTLGVWFSGNEYPFLAWMAKLGLKTDGSAEGVKVLKQGFNVDPILQKQADCVSTMTYNEYWQVIDGGLKPSDLVVFKYEDEGVATLEDGLYADEKKLTDPAFVAKLAKFVKASMEGWAWAKANPDEAAAITLEADASGAQTEAHQKRMMGEVAKLLASGSGALDPADYKRTVATLLSTGGDAPVITKEPVGAFTDVVTKAE; this is encoded by the coding sequence ATGAAGTCCATCGTCGCGCTCGCCCTTGCAGGGATTTGCCTCGCCTCGCCTGCGCACGCCGCCGAAAAGGTGACGCTGCAGCTCAAATGGGTGACGCAGGCGCAGTTCGCCGGCTACTTCGTCGCCAAGGCGAAGGGGTTTTACGAGAAGGCCGGGCTCGACGTGACGATCAATCCGGGCGGCCCCGACATCGCGCCCGCGCAGGTGCTGGCCGGCGGCGGCGCCGACGTCATCGTGGACTGGATGCCCTCCGCGCTCGCGGCCCGCGAGAAGGGCGTGCCGCTCGTCAACATCGCCCAGCCGTTCAAGAAATCCGGCATGATGCTGACCTGCCGCGCTGACAGCGGGGTCAAGACGCCAAAGGACTTCAAGGGGAAGACGCTCGGCGTCTGGTTCTCGGGCAACGAATATCCGTTCCTCGCCTGGATGGCGAAGCTCGGCCTCAAGACCGACGGTTCGGCCGAAGGCGTGAAAGTGCTGAAGCAGGGCTTCAACGTCGATCCGATCTTGCAGAAGCAGGCCGACTGCGTCTCGACCATGACCTACAACGAGTACTGGCAGGTCATCGACGGCGGGCTGAAGCCCTCGGATCTCGTCGTGTTCAAATATGAGGACGAGGGCGTCGCGACGCTCGAGGACGGGCTTTACGCCGACGAGAAGAAGCTCACTGACCCGGCGTTCGTGGCGAAGCTCGCGAAGTTCGTGAAGGCGTCCATGGAAGGCTGGGCCTGGGCCAAGGCGAACCCCGACGAGGCCGCCGCCATCACGCTCGAGGCCGACGCGTCCGGAGCGCAGACCGAAGCGCACCAGAAGCGCATGATGGGCGAGGTCGCGAAGCTCCTCGCCTCGGGTTCGGGCGCGCTCGATCCCGCCGACTACAAGCGCACCGTCGCGACGCTGCTCTCGACCGGCGGCGACGCCCCGGTGATCACCAAGGAGCCGGTCGGCGCGTTCACGGACGTGGTGACCAAGGCGGAGTGA
- a CDS encoding M20 family metallo-hydrolase, which yields MTAPTHNLAINSRRLWDAIHETAAFGGTPKGGVKRLTLSDEDKQVRDWFRAACEAIGCTVAVDEMGVMYARRPGRRNDLPPIALGSHLDTQPTGGKFDGVLGVLGGLEALRTLHDAGYETNAPIELVNWTNEEGARFAPAMLASGVFAGALEKEFALSRADRQGALFGEELDRIGYRGDEPCGARKFSAFFELHIEQGPILEAEGKTVGVVTGVQGIRWFEVTLTGQDAHTGSTPMNLRRNALLGAARLIEKVDAIAKARPPAVGTVGLIESRPNSRNVIPGEVFFTVDFRHVDDAVLDEMEAEFFDAVEEVSRELKLEADARRDWMSAPVAFDEACVAAVREAAENAGHGWREIVSGPGHDAAYVARVAPTSMIFVPCKDGISHNEAESSTEAECAAGAQTLLDAVLIYDRRFA from the coding sequence ATGACCGCCCCCACCCACAACCTCGCGATCAACTCCCGCCGCCTTTGGGACGCGATCCACGAGACGGCGGCCTTCGGCGGCACGCCGAAAGGCGGCGTGAAGAGGCTCACGCTTTCCGACGAGGACAAGCAGGTTCGCGACTGGTTCCGCGCCGCCTGCGAGGCGATCGGCTGCACGGTCGCGGTCGACGAGATGGGCGTGATGTACGCCCGCCGTCCGGGGCGCCGGAACGATCTCCCGCCGATCGCGCTCGGCAGCCACCTCGACACCCAGCCGACCGGCGGCAAGTTCGACGGGGTTCTGGGCGTGCTCGGCGGACTGGAGGCGCTGCGGACGCTGCACGACGCCGGATACGAGACCAATGCGCCGATCGAGCTCGTGAACTGGACTAACGAGGAGGGCGCGCGCTTCGCCCCCGCAATGCTCGCCTCCGGCGTGTTCGCCGGAGCGCTCGAAAAGGAGTTCGCGCTGTCGCGCGCCGACCGGCAGGGCGCGCTGTTCGGCGAGGAGCTCGACCGCATCGGCTATCGTGGCGACGAGCCCTGCGGCGCGCGAAAGTTTTCCGCCTTCTTCGAGCTCCATATCGAGCAGGGCCCGATCCTCGAAGCCGAGGGCAAGACGGTCGGCGTCGTCACAGGCGTCCAGGGCATCCGCTGGTTCGAGGTGACGCTGACGGGCCAAGACGCCCACACCGGCTCGACGCCGATGAACCTCCGCCGCAACGCGCTGCTCGGCGCCGCGCGGCTGATCGAAAAGGTCGACGCCATCGCCAAGGCGCGTCCGCCCGCCGTCGGCACGGTCGGGCTGATCGAGTCGAGGCCGAACTCGCGAAACGTCATCCCCGGCGAGGTGTTCTTCACCGTCGATTTCCGCCATGTCGACGACGCCGTGCTCGACGAGATGGAGGCCGAGTTCTTCGACGCCGTCGAGGAGGTCTCGCGCGAGCTGAAGCTCGAGGCCGACGCCAGGCGCGACTGGATGTCGGCGCCGGTCGCGTTCGACGAAGCTTGCGTCGCAGCCGTTCGCGAGGCGGCCGAGAACGCCGGCCACGGCTGGCGCGAGATCGTGTCCGGTCCCGGCCATGACGCGGCATACGTCGCCCGCGTGGCCCCGACCTCGATGATCTTCGTGCCCTGCAAGGACGGCATCAGCCACAACGAGGCCGAAAGCTCGACGGAAGCAGAATGCGCCGCCGGCGCCCAGACCCTGCTCGACGCCGTCCTGATCTACGACCGGCGCTTCGCCTGA
- a CDS encoding PIN domain-containing protein, translating into MRIAVDSNVLLYAEGLNDAERMAVARDVLDRIPKRRGVVSVQALGECFQLLTRKGGRDATGVREMIAQWSRVYDTQETSIEVFSAAVEIAARHKLQIWDSVILAAAAEANCTILLSEDMQSGFRWRDVTIVNPFSPQEHPLLTAALDPA; encoded by the coding sequence GTGAGGATCGCTGTCGACTCGAACGTGCTGCTCTATGCCGAAGGCCTGAATGACGCGGAACGCATGGCCGTCGCTCGCGACGTCCTCGACCGCATTCCGAAACGCCGAGGCGTTGTGTCTGTCCAGGCGTTGGGCGAATGCTTCCAGCTCTTGACCCGAAAAGGCGGACGTGACGCGACCGGCGTGCGCGAGATGATCGCTCAATGGTCTCGCGTTTACGACACGCAGGAGACCTCGATCGAGGTCTTCTCGGCGGCCGTCGAGATAGCGGCGCGACACAAGTTGCAGATCTGGGACAGCGTCATCCTCGCCGCCGCCGCAGAAGCGAACTGCACGATCCTTCTGTCGGAAGACATGCAGTCTGGCTTTCGATGGCGAGACGTCACCATCGTGAACCCCTTCTCGCCGCAGGAGCATCCGTTGCTCACCGCCGCGCTCGATCCCGCCTGA
- a CDS encoding ABC transporter ATP-binding protein, with the protein MTAPLAAGPAITIRGLGVSFATPEGPIHALKDVDLDVAPGEFISLIGPSGCGKTTLMRLVADLETPTAGDISIAGLTPRAAREKRAYGYVFQAPALYPWRTIERNVALPLEIMGVPRAERVERAKRSLAEVGLSGFEKRFPWQLSGGMQQRASIARALAFDAGLLLMDEPFGALDEIVRDRLNEQLHDLWERTGKTALFVTHSISEAVFLSTRIVVMSPRPGRIVGVVDAARLPRRRTLEARETPEFLEVAREVRELLRAGHAYD; encoded by the coding sequence ATGACGGCGCCTCTCGCGGCCGGTCCCGCCATCACGATCCGTGGCCTCGGCGTCTCCTTCGCCACGCCGGAAGGCCCGATCCATGCGCTGAAGGACGTCGACCTCGACGTCGCGCCGGGCGAATTCATCTCGCTGATCGGCCCCTCGGGCTGCGGCAAGACCACTCTCATGCGGCTCGTCGCCGATCTCGAGACGCCGACCGCCGGCGACATCTCGATCGCCGGGCTCACCCCGCGCGCGGCGCGCGAAAAGCGCGCCTATGGCTACGTGTTCCAGGCGCCGGCGCTCTATCCGTGGCGCACCATCGAGCGCAACGTCGCGCTCCCGCTGGAAATCATGGGCGTCCCGCGGGCCGAGCGGGTCGAGCGGGCGAAGAGGAGCCTCGCCGAGGTCGGGCTTTCGGGCTTCGAGAAGCGCTTCCCGTGGCAGCTTTCGGGCGGCATGCAGCAGCGCGCCTCGATCGCACGCGCGCTCGCCTTCGACGCAGGCCTCCTGCTGATGGACGAGCCGTTCGGCGCGCTCGACGAGATCGTCCGCGACCGTCTGAACGAGCAGTTGCACGATCTCTGGGAGCGCACGGGAAAGACCGCGCTGTTCGTGACGCATTCGATCTCGGAGGCCGTGTTCCTGTCGACCCGCATCGTGGTGATGTCGCCCCGGCCGGGCAGGATCGTCGGCGTCGTCGACGCGGCCCGGCTTCCGCGCCGGCGCACGCTGGAGGCGCGCGAGACGCCCGAATTCCTGGAGGTCGCCCGCGAGGTCCGCGAGCTGCTGCGGGCGGGGCACGCCTATGATTGA
- a CDS encoding M20 aminoacylase family protein yields the protein MPVLPEILAFADDLTRIRRDLHAHPEIGFTEVRTSRIVAEALEAYGVEVHRGIGGTGVVGLLRGEGGPGRAIGLRADMDALPIVETTNLPFRSQTEGVSHACGHDGHTTMLLGAARYLAANRSFPGTAVFIFQPAEEGLGGARAMIGDGLFERFPLDEVYGLHNDPQIAQGEISVFPGPAMAAADFFDIRVVGSGSHAAMPQMSRDPIVAAAALVQALQSIVARNANPFESLVLSVTQVHAGSAYNVIPEDATLTGTIRGFKPEMMEVARRRMREICDGIAAAYAVEVRLELRETFDVLINHEAETGFMAEAARDVVGERSVITEPRPMMGSEDFADMLRKAPGAYARVGHAGDLPLHHPGFILDDAILPVGASLLARLVERRLAA from the coding sequence ATGCCCGTTCTGCCCGAAATCCTCGCTTTCGCGGACGACCTGACTCGCATCCGCCGCGACCTGCACGCCCATCCCGAAATCGGCTTCACCGAGGTCCGCACCTCCCGGATCGTCGCCGAGGCGCTTGAGGCATATGGCGTCGAGGTGCATCGCGGGATCGGCGGCACCGGGGTCGTGGGGCTTCTGAGGGGCGAGGGCGGGCCGGGCCGGGCCATCGGGCTGCGCGCCGACATGGATGCGCTGCCGATCGTCGAGACCACCAATCTGCCCTTCCGGTCGCAGACCGAAGGGGTCAGCCATGCCTGCGGCCATGACGGCCACACCACGATGCTGCTCGGCGCCGCGCGCTATCTCGCGGCGAACCGAAGCTTTCCGGGGACGGCCGTGTTTATCTTCCAGCCCGCAGAGGAAGGGCTCGGCGGCGCGCGCGCGATGATCGGCGACGGCCTGTTCGAGCGCTTCCCGCTCGACGAGGTCTACGGGCTGCACAACGATCCGCAGATCGCGCAGGGCGAGATTTCCGTCTTTCCCGGGCCGGCGATGGCGGCGGCGGACTTCTTCGACATCCGCGTCGTCGGGTCCGGAAGCCATGCCGCCATGCCTCAGATGTCGCGCGACCCGATCGTGGCGGCCGCAGCGCTTGTCCAGGCGCTGCAGTCGATCGTGGCCCGCAACGCGAACCCGTTCGAATCCCTCGTCCTTTCGGTCACACAGGTCCATGCCGGTTCCGCCTACAATGTGATCCCCGAGGATGCGACGCTGACCGGCACCATTCGCGGCTTCAAGCCGGAGATGATGGAGGTCGCGCGCAGGCGCATGCGCGAGATCTGCGACGGGATCGCGGCGGCGTATGCGGTCGAGGTCCGCCTCGAACTCCGCGAGACGTTCGACGTGCTGATCAACCACGAGGCTGAGACCGGCTTCATGGCGGAGGCCGCGCGCGACGTCGTCGGCGAGAGAAGCGTCATCACGGAGCCGCGCCCCATGATGGGCTCGGAGGATTTCGCCGACATGCTGCGCAAGGCGCCGGGCGCATACGCCCGCGTCGGTCACGCCGGCGACCTGCCGCTGCACCATCCAGGCTTCATCCTCGACGACGCCATCCTGCCCGTCGGCGCGAGCCTGCTGGCCCGGCTCGTGGAGCGGCGGCTCGCGGCCTAG
- a CDS encoding ABC transporter permease subunit produces the protein MRDAVLSRGTTFRRRLSGGSTLPIIVVCGGFILVWYLGAVWLNAGIVEGRSPGLDALSFAKAAWSLDRPLLPAPHQVLAELKLEIFDARFGTARNLLTHVGVTMSSTLVGFAIGVALGIFLAIGLVKSRALDKSLTPWLVASQTIPILAIAPIVVTALGSVGLKGLIPKAIISAYLCFFPVAIGMAKGLSSPDVSARDLMRTYAASGGQVLTKLQLPAALPFLFASLKVAVAAAFVGAIVAELPTGAQSGLGARLLAGSYYGNTLQIWAALVAASIAAAGLVLGVGLIERIVLGRTGVRR, from the coding sequence ATGAGAGATGCAGTCCTCAGCCGCGGCACGACCTTCCGGCGCCGCCTCTCCGGCGGCTCGACGCTTCCCATCATCGTCGTCTGCGGCGGCTTCATCCTCGTCTGGTATCTCGGCGCGGTCTGGCTGAACGCCGGGATCGTCGAAGGTCGCTCGCCCGGCCTCGACGCGCTGTCCTTCGCCAAGGCCGCATGGTCGCTCGACCGGCCGCTGCTGCCGGCCCCGCATCAGGTGCTGGCCGAGCTCAAGCTCGAGATCTTCGACGCGCGGTTCGGGACTGCCCGCAACCTCCTCACCCATGTCGGGGTGACGATGTCCTCGACGCTGGTCGGCTTCGCCATCGGCGTCGCGCTCGGGATTTTCCTCGCCATCGGCCTCGTCAAATCCCGCGCGCTCGACAAGTCGCTGACCCCGTGGCTGGTCGCGAGCCAGACCATCCCGATCCTCGCCATCGCGCCGATCGTGGTGACGGCGCTCGGCTCCGTCGGATTGAAGGGCCTGATCCCCAAGGCGATTATTTCCGCATACCTTTGCTTCTTCCCGGTCGCGATCGGCATGGCGAAGGGGCTGTCGTCGCCGGACGTTTCCGCCCGCGACCTGATGCGGACCTATGCGGCGAGCGGGGGGCAGGTGCTGACGAAGCTGCAGCTGCCGGCGGCGCTGCCCTTTCTGTTCGCGAGCCTGAAGGTCGCGGTCGCGGCCGCCTTCGTCGGCGCGATCGTGGCGGAGCTGCCGACCGGCGCGCAGTCCGGCCTCGGCGCGCGCCTGCTCGCCGGCTCCTATTACGGCAACACGCTGCAGATCTGGGCGGCGCTGGTCGCCGCCTCGATCGCCGCCGCAGGGCTTGTGCTTGGCGTCGGCCTGATTGAGCGCATCGTGCTCGGGCGGACAGGCGTGCGGCGATGA
- the hydA gene encoding dihydropyrimidinase — MTLLIKGGTVVTADRQWRADVLVEGETIAAVGENLEAPAGAEVVDASGAYIMPGGIDPHTHMEFHFMGTVSADDFEWGTKAALAGGTTTIVDFCIPEPGQRMPDAYADWRAKSQKSAGDYSFHLAVTGWDEKSADDMRFIVGEGVNTFKHFMAYKGALMVEDDVLFASFKTCAEIGVTPLVHAENGEVVAQLQADLLARGMTGPEGHALSRPPIVEAEATTRAIMIADMAGCPLYVVHTSSREAHEAIARARAAGQRVYGEPLIQHLTLDESRYRDAEWLAAAQCVMSPPFRAKSHQDSLWNGLMAGSLQVVATDHCSFTSEQKRMGKGDFTRIPNGTGGLEDRMRVLWTAGVATGRLTPSEFVAVTSANSAKILNMYPRKGAILPGADADIVIWDPEATSTVEAATQVSRIDYNVFEGFRCVGRAAKVFLRGVLAAENGKPIAEAGNGRFIARKPFPSHHVALATRKAKTAPKPVLRGVH; from the coding sequence ATGACCCTGCTCATCAAAGGCGGAACCGTCGTCACCGCCGACCGGCAATGGCGCGCGGACGTCCTTGTCGAGGGCGAGACCATCGCGGCGGTCGGCGAGAACCTCGAAGCGCCGGCGGGGGCCGAGGTCGTCGACGCCTCCGGCGCCTATATCATGCCGGGCGGCATCGACCCGCACACCCATATGGAGTTCCACTTCATGGGGACGGTCTCGGCCGACGATTTCGAATGGGGCACGAAGGCTGCGCTCGCCGGCGGCACGACCACGATCGTCGATTTCTGCATCCCCGAGCCCGGCCAGCGCATGCCGGACGCCTATGCCGACTGGCGCGCGAAATCGCAAAAATCCGCGGGCGATTACTCGTTCCATCTCGCCGTCACCGGCTGGGACGAGAAATCCGCCGACGACATGCGCTTCATCGTCGGCGAAGGGGTCAACACCTTCAAGCACTTCATGGCCTACAAGGGCGCGCTGATGGTGGAGGACGACGTGCTGTTCGCCTCCTTCAAGACCTGCGCTGAAATCGGCGTCACGCCGCTGGTCCATGCCGAGAACGGAGAGGTGGTGGCGCAGCTGCAGGCGGACCTTCTGGCGAGGGGCATGACCGGTCCCGAAGGCCACGCGCTGTCGCGCCCGCCGATCGTCGAGGCGGAGGCCACGACGCGCGCCATCATGATCGCCGACATGGCGGGCTGCCCGCTCTATGTCGTGCACACCTCCTCGCGCGAGGCCCATGAGGCGATCGCCCGCGCCCGCGCGGCCGGCCAGCGGGTCTATGGCGAGCCGCTGATCCAGCACCTGACGCTGGATGAAAGCCGCTATCGCGACGCCGAATGGCTCGCCGCCGCGCAATGCGTGATGTCGCCGCCGTTCCGCGCCAAGAGCCATCAGGACAGTCTGTGGAACGGGCTGATGGCCGGCTCGCTGCAGGTGGTCGCGACCGACCACTGCTCGTTCACGAGCGAGCAGAAACGCATGGGCAAGGGCGATTTCACCCGCATCCCGAACGGCACCGGCGGGCTCGAAGACCGCATGCGGGTGCTCTGGACCGCAGGCGTCGCGACAGGCCGTCTGACGCCGAGCGAGTTTGTGGCGGTGACCTCGGCGAACAGCGCCAAAATCCTGAACATGTATCCGAGGAAGGGCGCGATCCTGCCGGGCGCCGACGCCGACATCGTCATCTGGGACCCGGAGGCGACCTCGACGGTCGAGGCCGCGACCCAGGTCAGCCGGATCGACTACAATGTGTTCGAAGGCTTCCGTTGCGTCGGCCGCGCCGCCAAGGTTTTCTTACGCGGCGTGCTCGCGGCGGAGAACGGGAAGCCGATCGCGGAGGCTGGAAACGGCCGCTTCATCGCGCGAAAACCATTCCCCTCGCACCACGTCGCGCTTGCGACCCGCAAGGCCAAGACCGCGCCGAAGCCGGTGCTGCGCGGCGTGCATTGA
- a CDS encoding ABC transporter permease: MIAAEDVKGYGLTLLTVAAGLGLAVAARANAAESAASAGFWLAAVAAWLAAWAVNLKLVRGTPSGHGARVRDIIVPLAFGVWLVLIWEIVVVGARVSPALMPAPSAIVAKLWDAAPTLWADFRQTVLKAALAGWLIGCASGIVAALVADRFPFFARGLAPLGNLASALPIIGVAPIAVMWFGFDWPSKAAVVVAMTFFPVFVNTVAGLSESGALERDLMRSYGAGWLTTLLTLRLPAALPFIFNALKLASTLALIGAIVAEFFGTPIVGMGFRIQTEAAKLALDMVWAEIVVAAVAGSAFYGALALLERRMTFWHPSVRMRAA; encoded by the coding sequence ATGATCGCGGCCGAAGACGTCAAAGGCTACGGGCTGACGCTCCTGACGGTCGCCGCAGGCCTCGGGCTTGCGGTCGCGGCGCGCGCGAACGCGGCCGAAAGCGCGGCGTCGGCCGGGTTCTGGCTCGCCGCCGTCGCAGCGTGGCTCGCCGCCTGGGCGGTCAATCTGAAGCTCGTCCGTGGGACCCCCTCCGGACACGGCGCGCGCGTCCGCGACATCATCGTTCCGCTCGCTTTCGGCGTCTGGCTGGTGCTGATCTGGGAGATCGTCGTGGTCGGCGCGCGCGTCTCGCCCGCGCTGATGCCGGCACCCTCCGCCATCGTCGCAAAACTTTGGGACGCGGCGCCAACGCTGTGGGCCGATTTCCGGCAGACCGTGCTGAAGGCCGCGCTCGCCGGCTGGCTGATCGGCTGCGCGTCCGGAATCGTGGCGGCGCTGGTCGCGGATCGGTTTCCGTTCTTCGCCAGAGGGCTTGCGCCGCTCGGCAACCTCGCCTCGGCGCTGCCGATCATCGGCGTCGCGCCGATCGCCGTGATGTGGTTCGGTTTCGACTGGCCGTCCAAGGCCGCCGTCGTCGTCGCGATGACGTTCTTCCCCGTCTTCGTGAACACGGTAGCGGGGCTTAGCGAAAGCGGCGCGCTGGAGCGCGACCTGATGCGCTCCTACGGGGCCGGATGGCTGACGACGCTGCTGACGCTCCGCCTGCCGGCTGCCCTTCCTTTCATCTTCAATGCCCTAAAGCTCGCCTCGACGCTCGCGCTGATCGGCGCGATAGTCGCCGAATTCTTCGGCACGCCGATCGTCGGCATGGGCTTCCGCATCCAGACGGAGGCCGCCAAGCTCGCCCTCGACATGGTGTGGGCCGAGATCGTCGTCGCGGCGGTCGCGGGCTCGGCCTTTTACGGCGCGCTCGCCCTCCTCGAACGGCGCATGACGTTCTGGCATCCGTCGGTCCGCATGCGGGCCGCATGA
- the preA gene encoding NAD-dependent dihydropyrimidine dehydrogenase subunit PreA translates to MADLSTTFAGIKSPNPFWLASAPPTDKAYNVVRAYREGWGGVVWKTLGEDPAIVNVSGPRYGALHGPDRRVIGFNNIELITDRPLETNLREIKQVKRDWPDRALVVSLMVPCEEQSWKAILARVEETGADGVELNFGCPHGMSERGMGSAVGQVPDYVEMVTRWCKANTRMPVIVKLTPNVGDIRPPALAATRGGADGISLINTINSIIGVDLDAMAPLPHTGGKGTHGGYCGAAVKPIALNMVAEIARTKETARVPLSGIGGIEGWRDAAEFMALGCGTVQVCTAAMLYGFKIVKEMTAGLGAWMDEKGYARLDDFVGRAVPQITDWQHLDLGYAVKARIDQNLCIECGRCHIACEDTSHQAITREVGGVRRFEVIDEECVGCNLCASVCPVEGCIDMVPLSVGAVDVRTGRTITAEPLPWTRHPNNPMAREAAE, encoded by the coding sequence ATGGCCGACCTCTCGACGACCTTCGCGGGGATCAAATCCCCAAATCCGTTCTGGCTCGCCTCCGCGCCGCCGACTGACAAAGCGTACAACGTCGTCCGCGCCTATCGCGAGGGCTGGGGCGGCGTGGTGTGGAAGACGCTCGGCGAGGACCCTGCGATCGTCAACGTCTCCGGCCCCCGCTACGGCGCGTTGCACGGCCCCGACCGGCGGGTGATCGGCTTCAACAACATCGAGCTCATCACCGACCGGCCGCTGGAAACAAATCTTCGCGAGATCAAGCAGGTCAAGCGCGACTGGCCCGACCGCGCGCTCGTCGTCTCGCTGATGGTGCCCTGCGAGGAGCAAAGCTGGAAAGCGATCCTCGCCCGCGTCGAGGAGACCGGCGCGGATGGCGTCGAGCTCAATTTCGGCTGCCCGCACGGCATGTCGGAGCGCGGCATGGGCTCGGCCGTCGGCCAGGTGCCGGACTATGTCGAGATGGTCACGCGCTGGTGTAAAGCCAACACCCGAATGCCGGTGATCGTGAAACTCACGCCAAATGTCGGCGACATTCGCCCGCCGGCGCTCGCCGCGACGCGCGGCGGGGCGGACGGAATCTCGCTGATCAACACGATCAACTCGATTATCGGCGTCGACCTCGACGCCATGGCGCCGCTGCCGCACACCGGCGGTAAAGGCACTCACGGCGGATACTGCGGCGCCGCCGTGAAGCCGATCGCGCTCAACATGGTTGCCGAGATCGCCCGCACGAAGGAGACGGCGCGCGTGCCGCTCTCCGGCATCGGCGGGATCGAGGGCTGGCGGGACGCCGCCGAGTTCATGGCGCTCGGCTGCGGGACGGTGCAGGTCTGCACCGCCGCGATGCTCTACGGCTTCAAGATCGTGAAGGAGATGACGGCGGGGCTCGGGGCCTGGATGGATGAGAAAGGCTATGCGCGCCTCGACGACTTCGTCGGCCGCGCCGTGCCGCAGATCACCGACTGGCAGCACCTCGACCTCGGCTATGCGGTGAAAGCGCGGATCGACCAGAACCTCTGCATCGAATGCGGCCGCTGCCACATCGCCTGCGAGGACACCTCGCACCAGGCGATCACGCGCGAAGTCGGCGGCGTGCGGCGGTTCGAGGTGATCGACGAGGAGTGCGTCGGCTGCAATCTCTGCGCCTCCGTCTGTCCGGTCGAGGGCTGCATCGATATGGTGCCGCTCAGCGTCGGGGCGGTTGACGTGCGGACGGGGCGAACCATCACGGCCGAACCGCTGCCATGGACGCGGCACCCCAACAACCCGATGGCGCGGGAAGCGGCGGAGTGA
- a CDS encoding type II toxin-antitoxin system Phd/YefM family antitoxin: protein MKTASMAEANRQFSKLLRNVVTDGQEVTITSRGKPVAKIVPIDDAAATAEWEEAKKELFDRLAKQPAMNISWTRDDAYEDGYP from the coding sequence ATGAAAACCGCTTCCATGGCCGAAGCGAACCGGCAGTTTTCGAAGCTGCTCCGAAACGTCGTGACGGACGGTCAAGAGGTGACGATTACGTCTCGCGGAAAACCCGTGGCGAAGATCGTGCCGATCGACGACGCGGCGGCGACCGCCGAGTGGGAAGAGGCGAAGAAGGAGCTCTTCGACCGGCTGGCGAAGCAGCCGGCGATGAACATCTCCTGGACCCGCGACGACGCCTATGAAGACGGCTATCCGTGA